The Sorex araneus isolate mSorAra2 chromosome 5, mSorAra2.pri, whole genome shotgun sequence genome has a segment encoding these proteins:
- the LRRC41 gene encoding leucine-rich repeat-containing protein 41 isoform X4 translates to MKTRPSSLESVTCWRAKFMEAFFSHVLRGTIDVSSDRRLCDQRFSPLLHSSRHVRQLTICNMLQGATELVAEPNRRVLETLASSLHTLKFRHLLFSDVAAQQSLRQLLHQLIHHGAVSQVSLYSWPVPESALFILILTMSAGFWQPGPAGPPCRLCGEASRGRAPSRDEGSLLLGSRRPRRDAAERCAAALMASRRKNEAKQTARAVPATRITRRSTQESLAAGGTDPKQEPHPPATSQEASGNKRPPSSPAATSSAASSSTSASKRAPASSAPQPKPLKRFKRAAGKKGPRSRQGSGAESEDLYDFVFIVAGEKEDGEEMEIGEVACGALDGSDPSCLGLPALEASQRFRSISTLELFTVPLSTEAALTLCHLLSSWVSLESLTLSYNGLGSNIFRLLDSLRALSGQPGCRLRALHLSDLFSPLPILELTRAIVRALPLLRVLSIRVDHPSQRDNPAVPGNMGPPRHIIGDEEIPENCLEQLEMGFPRGAQPAPLLCAVLKASGSLQQLSLDSATFASPQDFGLVLQTLKEYNLALKRLSFHDMNLADCQSEVLFLLQNLTLQEITFSFCRLFEKRPAQFLPEMVAAMKGNSTLKGLRLPGNRLGNAGLLALADVFSEDSSSSLCQLDISSNCIKPDGLLEFAKRLERWGRGAFGHLRLFQNWLDQDAVTAREAIRRLRATCHVVSDSWDSSQAFADYVSTM, encoded by the exons AGCGTGACCTGTTGGAGAGCCAAGTTTATGGAGGCCTTTTTTTCCCATGTTCTTCGTGGGACTATCGATGTGTCTTCTGACAGACGTCTGTGTGACCAGCGTTTCTCGCCTCTCCTGCATAGCTCCCGCCATGTTCGGCAGCTTACCATCTGCAACATGCTGCAGGGCGCAACTGAGCTTGTGGCTGAGCCCAACCGCAGGGTTCTGGAGACCCTGGCCAGTTCCCTGCATACCCTCAAGTTCCGTCACCTTCTGTTCTCTGATGTAGCTGCTCAGCAATCCCTTAGGCAGTTGCTTCATCAGCTTATTCACCATGGGGCTGTCAGCCAGGTGTCGCTGTACTCCTGGCCTGTGCCCGAGTCTGCCCTCTTCATCCTTATCCTCACCATGAGTGCTGGGTTCTGGCAGCCAGGCCCCGCTGGGCCACCCTGTCGCCTGTGTGGTGAGGCCTCCCGGGGCCGGGCCCCATCCCGCGATGAAGGCTCCCTCTTACTGGGCTCACGCCGACCTCGCAGGGATGCTGCTGAGCGATGTGCTGCAGCCCTCATGGCCTCCCGGCGAAAGAACGAAGCAAAGCAGACAGCCAGAGCTGTGCCTGCCACTCGGATCACACGCAGGAGCACACAGGAAAGCCTGGCAGCAGGAGGGACAGATCCAAAGCAGGAGCCGCACCCTCCAGCCACTTCCCAGGAGGCTTCTGGCAATAAGCGGCCCCCCTCTTCTCCAGCCGCCACCTCCTCTGCTGCCTCCTCTTCAACATCCGCATCCAAACGGGCTCCAGCCAGCTCAGCCCCACAGCCTAAGCCCCTAAAGCGTTTCAAGCGAGCTGCAGGGAAGAAGGGCCCTCGCAGCCGGCAGGGGTCAGGTGCAGAGTCAGAAGACCTGTATGACTTTGTTTTCATTGTGGCTGGTGAAAAGGAAGACGGGGAAGAGATGGAGATAGGGGAAGTGGCTTGTGGAGCCCTGGATGGATCTGATCCCAGTTGCCTGGGACTCCCAGCACTGGAGGCCTCCCAGCGATTCCGCAGCATTTCTACTTTGGAGCTCTTCACAGTCCCACTCTCCACAGAGGCGGCTCTTACACTGTGCCACCTGCTGAGCTCCTGGGTATCTCTGGAGAGCCTTACACTCTCCTATAATG GCCTGGGCTCCAACATCTTCCGCCTCCTGGACAGTCTTCGTGCCCTGTCAGGCCAACCCGGGTGCCGCCTCCGAGCCCTGCATCTCAGTGACCTGTTCTCACCACTGCCCATCCTGGAGCTGACCCGGGCCATTGTGCGAGCTCTGCCCCTACTGCGGGTTCTTTCTATTCGAGTTGACCACCCCAGCCAGAGGGATAATCCAGCTGTGCCAGGAAATATGGGCCCCCCTAGACACATAATTGGGGATGAAGAGATACCAG AAAACTGCCTGGAACAGCTGGAAATGGGATTTCCAAGAGGAGCGCAGCCAGCTCCATTGCTCTGCGCTGTACTGAAGGCCTCCGGTTCTCTGCAGCAGCTGTCCCTGGATAGTGCTACCTTTGCCTCACCCCAGGATTTTGGGCTTGTGCTGCAAACACTCAAAG AGTACAACCTAGCACTGAAGAGACTCAGCTTCCATGACATGAATCTGGCTGACTGTCAGAGTGAGGTGCTCTTTTTGCTACAGAACCTGACACTTCAAG AGATTACCTTCTCCTTCTGCCGTCTGTTTGAGAAGCGCCCAGCCCAATTTCTGCCTGAGATGGTTGCTGCTATGAAGGGGAATTCCACACTGAAGGGCCTTCGGCTGCCAGGGAACcgcctgg GGAATGCTGGTCTACTGGCCCTGGCAGATGTGTTCTCAGAGGACTCATCCTCCTCACTGTGTCAGCTGGACATCAG TTCCAACTGCATCAAGCCAGATGGACTTCTGGAATTCGCCAAGCGGCTGGAGCGTTGGGGCCGTGGAGCCTTTGGTCACCTGCGCCTCTTCCAAAATTGGCTGGACCAGGATGCAGTCACAGCCAGGGAAGCCATCCGGCGGCTCCGGGCCACATGCCACGTGGTTAGCGACTCTTGGGACTCCTCCCAGGCCTTCGCAGATTACGTCAGCACCATGTGA